The proteins below come from a single Aptenodytes patagonicus chromosome 2, bAptPat1.pri.cur, whole genome shotgun sequence genomic window:
- the ADCYAP1 gene encoding pituitary adenylate cyclase-activating polypeptide → MCSKAILALLVYGIIMHCSVYCSPAAGLQYPALRLEDEVYDEDGNTLQDFAYDHEPLGIANPSSMIGEMYTLYYPPEKRHADGIFNKAYRKLLGQLSARKYLHSLMAKRVGGASGGLGDEAEPLTKRHIDGIFTDSYSRYRKQMAVKKYLAAVLGKRYKQRVKNKGRRVAYL, encoded by the exons ATGTGTAGCAAAGCGATCCTAGCACTCCTGGTCTATGGCATAATAATGCACTGCAGCGTCTACTGCTCACCTGCGGCCGGACTTCAGTACCCGGCGCTCAG gctggaggatgaagtCTACGACGAGGACGGGAACACCCTGCAGGACTTCGCCTATGACCACGAGCCCCTCGGTATAGCGAATCCGTCCTCCATGATAGGCGAGATGTACACCTTGTATTACCCACCGGAAAAGAG GCACGCCGATGGGATCTTCAACAAAGCCTACAGGAAACTCCTGGGCCAGTTATCCGCCAGGAAATATCTGCACTCCCTGATGGCCAAGCGGGTCGG CGGTGCCAGCGGCGGCCTGGGGGACGAGGCGGAACCGCTGACCAAGCGGCACATAGACGGCATCTTCACGGACAGCTACAGCCGCTACCGGAAACAAATGGCTGTCAAGAAATACTTAGCAGCCGTCCTGGGGAAAAGGTATAAACAAAGAGTTAAAAACAAAGGACGCCGAGTAGCGTATTTGTAG